Genomic window (Vibrio coralliirubri):
TGATTCAGTTCTTCTTCGAAGATACTGATAAAGGCTTCAATATTTATGTATTGGACGAGTCGAACCAAGTTGAGGTGTATCACCAATACAGCGGTGAAAAAGATGAGATGATCGCGAGCGTGAATTCTTTCTACACGTCGGTAAAAGATGAGTCGAAGATGTCGTCTAAGTTGATTAACTTTAATCTACCTCAGTACTACCAAATCGTTCATCCTGAAGAGGGCAATTCTTACGTTGTGCCTTATCGTAATGATGCAACTTTAGCTTCTCGGAGCTCAAAGATAGTCAACATCTAGTCTTACTAAGACTGATTGATATTAAAAAAGGAGTGATTGATTCACTCCTTTTTAGTTTTGCTTACAAATGATTAGACCCAATCGATCGCTTCACCTGCGTGCTTCACGCATTCTTCTTTAACCATCTCAAACAGCTCCATGCCCGTCTTTGAACATGTCCACTTGTCGTCAACTAGCTTGAAGTGAAAGCCACCAGACTTAGACGCTAACCAGATTTCTTTCATTGGTTCTTGGCGGTTAATGATGATTTGGCTGCGGTTCTCAAACTCCAGCGTCATCACGTTACCAGTCACTTCGTAATCAATATCTGCCTCTGATTCATCGATAGCTTCTTCGATGTTTTGCATCTGTATATCGACCAGCTGATGAAATTCAGTCTCGTTCATCCTTTCTATCCTATTGCTTTTCCTGAGTGTGGTGCGATTATAGGGGGCATTGAGTTAATAATCACGATATGCAAAATGAAAAAATTAATTACTGCTCTATTTATGCTGTCCGTTATTGGACTTTCTGGTTGTGGTCAAACGGGTCCTTTGTACGATCCTGATGAAGTTCAGCAGACCGAACAATCACAATAAGTGAAAACACGCAGAAATCGTTATTTATAAGGGATAAGAACTTTGGATTACTTCAACTATCAGGAAGATGGCCAGCTTTGGGCTGAGGACGTCGCACTTTCACAACTAGCAGAGCAATATGGTACACCGCTGTATGTATATTCTCGTGCAACATTAGAACGCCACTGGAATGCGTTTGATTCATCGGTTGGTGAGCATCCGCACTTGGTGTGTTATGCCGTTAAAGCTAACTCGAACCTTGGCGTGTTGAATACTTTGGCTCGTTTGGGCTCAGGTTTCGATATCGTTTCTGGCGGTGAGCTAGAGCGTGTGGTTGCTGCCGGTGGCGATCCAGCAAAAGTTGTATTCTCTGGTGTCGGCAAAACAGCCGCTGAAATGAAGCGTGCGCTTGAGTTGAACATTAAGTGTTTCAACGTAGAGTCTGAACCAGAACTAGAGCGACTGAATAAAGTAGCTGGTGAGCTTGGTGTTAAAGCGCCGATTTCACTGCGTATCAACCCAGACGTTGATGCCAACACTCACCCTTATATCTCTACTGGTCTGCGTGATAACAAGTTTGGTATTGCTTTCGACCGTGCTCCTGCTGTCTATGAGTTTGCAAAAACACTCGATAACTTGTCTATCCATGGTATTGATTGCCACATTGGTTCTCAGCTAACGGATATCGAACCTTTCATCGATGCAACCGATCGCCTGCTTGCGCTGATCGACCAGCTACGTGCTAACGGTATCAACATCAAACACCTTGATGTCGGTGGCGGCTTGGGTGTGGTTTATCGTGATGAATTACCACCACAGCCTTCTGACTACGCGAAAGCCTTATTGGCTCGCCTAGACAATCATTCTGATCTAGAGCTGATTTTCGAGCCTGGAAGAGCGATTGCTGCTAACGCTGGTGTATTATTAACGAAAGTCGAGTTCCTCAAGCCAACAGAGCACAAGAACTTTGCCATCATCGATGCAGCAATGAACGACCTAATGCGCCCAGCACTTTACCAAGCTTGGCAGGATATTGTTCCTGTGAGCCCTCGTCAGGGTGAGGCTGTGACTTACGATTTGGTTGGCCCAATCTGTGAGACAGGCGATTTCCTAGGTAAAGATCGTGACCTTGTTCTTGAAGAAGGTGATCTGCTAGCAGTTCGTTCAGCGGGTGCTTATGGCTTCGCGATGTCATCTAACTACAACACTCGTTCGCGTGCGGCTGAAGTGATGGTGGATGGCGATAAAACTCACTTGGTTCGTCAGCGTGAAGAGCTTACGAGTCTGTGGGAACTTGAAAACATTCTTCCGGAGTAATTTTAAGCGTTATGCACTTCCACTTTTCTAAAATGCATGGTTTGGGCAATGATTTCATGGTCGTGGACTGCATTACTCAAAATATTTTCTTTTCTCCAGATTTGATCCGTCGTTTGGCGGATCGTCATACTGGCGTGGGCTTTGATCAGCTACTTGTGGTTGAGGCTCCCTATGATCCAGAAACTGATTTCCATTACCGCATATTCAATGCAGATGGCAGTGAAGTGGAGCAGTGTGGCAATGGTGCTCGTTGTTTTGCACGATTCGTTCGCATGAAAGGCTTAACGAATAAGTACAGCATTAACGTGAGTACCAAGAAAGGTAAAATGGTTCTCAAGATTGAAGAGAATGACCTGATCACGGTGAACATGGGTATTCCTGAGTTCGAACCCGGTAAGATTCCATTCAAGGCCAAGCAGCCAGAGAAGACGTATATCTTAAGAACGGATGTACACACCTTGTTCTGTGGTGCGGTAAGCATGGGTAACCCACATGTGGTTACCGTGGTTGATGATGTCGACACGGCTGATGTGGACACCTTGGGCCCGCTACTTGAATCACATGAACGCTTCCCTGAGCGTGTTAATGCTGGCTTTATGCAGGTCGTTAACCGTGAAGAAGTTCGCTTGCGTGTTTACGAGCGCGGCGCGGGTGAAACTCAGGCTTGTGGTAGCGGTGCGTGTGGTGCTGTTGCAGTGGGTATTACTCAAGGTTTACTGGCTGAGAATGTGAAGGTTCGTCTACCTGGCGGTGACTTACACATTAGCTGGCAAGGCCCGGGTAAACCTCTGTTTATGACTGGCCCTGCAACGCATGTGTTTGATGGTCAACTTTCTTGTTAACAACGACCCAAAACAAATAGATTCATAAAAATAAAGGATAGGTTTTGTCTTACGTTGAAGCCGACGCACTCACCGCAGAAGTGGTCGCGGAATATTTACGTGATAACCCAGATTTTTTCCAAGACCGAAAAGATTTGGTTGATCGCCTTGCTATCAATAACGTTGAGCAGGGCGCTGTTTCTCTGGTTGAGGTTCAGCTTAAACGCCAGCGTCATCGAATCGAAGAGCTTGAAGAAGAGATCACTGGCTTGATGTCGTTGGCAGCAAATAACGATAAAACCTTCTATGAGTTTATGGATCTGCAAGCGCAAGTGCTGAAATGCAGTGACTTTATGCAGGTGATAAAAGCCGTTGAACAAAAAGCGTTAGATCTTGGGCTTAAGGCTCATGTTCGAATTCTTTCGCAATCTGGCTTTTATCAGTTGAGTGCTGAGGGTTACTCTAAGTTTTCGCTTAACCATTTCAATGGCAAAGATGCTTATCTTGGGCGCTTGAGAAAAGCCGACAGACACGATTTGTTTGGTGATTATCCAGTTCCAGAGCTAGGCTCTTATGTAGTACTACCGCTTGCTAAGCAGTCTCCATTGGGTTTGCTCGCCTTTTCTAGTGAAGATGGCGGACATTTCCAACCCCATATGGATACGCTCTTTTTACGCCATTTAGCACTTGTTGTCGCTCATTTGGCGGACACCTTACCTTGGCAGATAAATAATGAGCCTAGAGCCCAAAATACCTCTTCCTAACAGCCTTCAAAAGCCACTTTCTCGCTTCTATGAATATCTCAGAAGCGAGAAGGGACTCAGCCTACACACCCAACGTAATTACAAACAACAACTTGAAACCATGGCCGGTCATTTAGTCACGCTCGGACTTAAAGACTGGGGTCAAGTCGATGCGGCGTGGGTCAGACAACTAGCCAGCAAAGGCATGCGTGAGGGAATGAAAGCGAGCAGCATCGCGACTCGCTTATCGTCATTGCGCAGCTTCTTTGATTTCCTTGTGTTGCGTGGCGAAATGACCGCCAATCCAGCTAAAGGTGTCTCTGCACCTCGCAAACAACGCCCTTTGCCTAAAAACCTCGATGTTGATGAAGTGGGTCAACTGCTTGATGTGAATGAGGACGATCCATTGTCGATTCGTGATCGAGCGATGATGGAGGTGATGTATGGTGCTGGATTACGACTGGCAGAACTGGTCGGTATCAATCTCAAAGATGTGTTGGGTCGACAAGGCGAAATCCGAGTGATTGGTAAAGGCGACAAAGAACGCAAAGCGCCTTTTTCTGGTTTAGCTAAAGAGTGGGTCGATAAATGGCTCAAAGTTCGTGGTGAATTGGCTTCACCGGGTGAAAGCGCGCTGTTTGTCTCTAAGCTCGGGACTCGTATCTCTCACCGTAGCGTGCAAAAGCGCATGGAAGAGTGGGGCAAGAAGCAATCTGTCGCAAGCCACATCAGCCCGCATAAACTGCGTCACTCCTTTGCAACGCATGTGCTGGAGTCGAGTCAAAACCTTCGTGCTGTGCAAGAGTTGCTTGGCCATGAAAACATCTCGACGACCCAAGTGTATACCCACTTAGATTTCCAACACTTAGCACAAGCTTATGATCAGGCTCACCCGAGAGCTCGTAAGAAGAATAAAGATTAGATTAAAGGGTTTACTATGCGAATTTATCGAGGGTTAAAGCCCATCAAAGCCATGACCTTTGACTTGGATGACACCCTGTATGACAACTGGCCTGTGATCATGAAGGTTGAGAAAGAGATGGCACAGTGGCTTTATCAAAAGCACCCAGTGTCGGCTTCTTTATCGCTTGAAGAGTGGCAGGGCATTAAGCAGCAAGTCGCATCTGAAAACCCAGCTTTGAAACATGATGTCACCGTGTGGCGTGAAACTCAGATTAAGAGTGGTTTGCTGCAACTGGGTTACTCTCTGCAGCAAGCAGAACAAGCGGCTCGAGAGGGCATTGAGCATGCCTTATGGCTGCGCAATCAAGTCGACGTTCCTCAAGAAACGCATCGAGTGATGACTGAGCTTAGCCAGCGTATTCCTCTGGTTGCGATTACCAATGGCAATGTCGACCCACACAAGATTGGCTTAGGGCAGTATTTTCAATTAATCCTTAAAGCCGGCCCTGATGGCAGAGCAAAACCCTACCCAGATATGTTTGAAAAAGCTCAGCAACACCTAGATTGCGACGCTGCGAATATTCTTCATGTTGGTGACCACCTTAAAACGGATGTCTATGGAGCCAAGCAAAATGGCTTCCAAGCGTGCTGGTTTAATGACACTGGTTCCAATTTATACCGCTCCCCGAAGGCGAGTGTGCTCCCTGATGTTGAAATAGACCAACTTAGCGATCTTATGCGACTAATTTAATGGCTCGGTAAGCTTATTGTGTCGCATTTATGATAGTGAATTGTTACATTAGTCGCCTATAAAAGCCTGATTAGGCTAGGATAATTGGCGACTACTTTTTATCGATTCATTTCAGTCATAGCAGTGGTTGCGGGTTGTTACTTCACTCGATTTTGAACAAGGGTTGGCATGCAAACATTTACATTTCTCGCAAATACTGAGGCGTTATTTAGAGCTCAATTTGATCAGCGAGAATGGTGTGACAGCAAACAGTACCTTATTCAAATTTTCTCAGCTCAATCTTCAGATCTAGCTCGTCAAATCGCGTGTGTTGCCCTCAATCGTTTAAATAATGCGACGCTAATTGGCCAGAGTGCTCGTCATGTTATCTGTGATAATTGCCTTGAAAGTGCATGCACCTTAGTCATCATCAGTGAGTTCAACGAAACCCATCTAACCTCTGCGGTCCAGCCTTTTTCCGGCAATCCAAATCAAGACAGCCAAGAC
Coding sequences:
- the lysA gene encoding diaminopimelate decarboxylase encodes the protein MDYFNYQEDGQLWAEDVALSQLAEQYGTPLYVYSRATLERHWNAFDSSVGEHPHLVCYAVKANSNLGVLNTLARLGSGFDIVSGGELERVVAAGGDPAKVVFSGVGKTAAEMKRALELNIKCFNVESEPELERLNKVAGELGVKAPISLRINPDVDANTHPYISTGLRDNKFGIAFDRAPAVYEFAKTLDNLSIHGIDCHIGSQLTDIEPFIDATDRLLALIDQLRANGINIKHLDVGGGLGVVYRDELPPQPSDYAKALLARLDNHSDLELIFEPGRAIAANAGVLLTKVEFLKPTEHKNFAIIDAAMNDLMRPALYQAWQDIVPVSPRQGEAVTYDLVGPICETGDFLGKDRDLVLEEGDLLAVRSAGAYGFAMSSNYNTRSRAAEVMVDGDKTHLVRQREELTSLWELENILPE
- the xerC gene encoding tyrosine recombinase XerC; the encoded protein is MSLEPKIPLPNSLQKPLSRFYEYLRSEKGLSLHTQRNYKQQLETMAGHLVTLGLKDWGQVDAAWVRQLASKGMREGMKASSIATRLSSLRSFFDFLVLRGEMTANPAKGVSAPRKQRPLPKNLDVDEVGQLLDVNEDDPLSIRDRAMMEVMYGAGLRLAELVGINLKDVLGRQGEIRVIGKGDKERKAPFSGLAKEWVDKWLKVRGELASPGESALFVSKLGTRISHRSVQKRMEEWGKKQSVASHISPHKLRHSFATHVLESSQNLRAVQELLGHENISTTQVYTHLDFQHLAQAYDQAHPRARKKNKD
- the yigB gene encoding 5-amino-6-(5-phospho-D-ribitylamino)uracil phosphatase YigB encodes the protein MRIYRGLKPIKAMTFDLDDTLYDNWPVIMKVEKEMAQWLYQKHPVSASLSLEEWQGIKQQVASENPALKHDVTVWRETQIKSGLLQLGYSLQQAEQAAREGIEHALWLRNQVDVPQETHRVMTELSQRIPLVAITNGNVDPHKIGLGQYFQLILKAGPDGRAKPYPDMFEKAQQHLDCDAANILHVGDHLKTDVYGAKQNGFQACWFNDTGSNLYRSPKASVLPDVEIDQLSDLMRLI
- a CDS encoding DUF484 family protein — encoded protein: MSYVEADALTAEVVAEYLRDNPDFFQDRKDLVDRLAINNVEQGAVSLVEVQLKRQRHRIEELEEEITGLMSLAANNDKTFYEFMDLQAQVLKCSDFMQVIKAVEQKALDLGLKAHVRILSQSGFYQLSAEGYSKFSLNHFNGKDAYLGRLRKADRHDLFGDYPVPELGSYVVLPLAKQSPLGLLAFSSEDGGHFQPHMDTLFLRHLALVVAHLADTLPWQINNEPRAQNTSS
- the cyaY gene encoding iron donor protein CyaY, yielding MNETEFHQLVDIQMQNIEEAIDESEADIDYEVTGNVMTLEFENRSQIIINRQEPMKEIWLASKSGGFHFKLVDDKWTCSKTGMELFEMVKEECVKHAGEAIDWV
- the dapF gene encoding diaminopimelate epimerase, which gives rise to MHFHFSKMHGLGNDFMVVDCITQNIFFSPDLIRRLADRHTGVGFDQLLVVEAPYDPETDFHYRIFNADGSEVEQCGNGARCFARFVRMKGLTNKYSINVSTKKGKMVLKIEENDLITVNMGIPEFEPGKIPFKAKQPEKTYILRTDVHTLFCGAVSMGNPHVVTVVDDVDTADVDTLGPLLESHERFPERVNAGFMQVVNREEVRLRVYERGAGETQACGSGACGAVAVGITQGLLAENVKVRLPGGDLHISWQGPGKPLFMTGPATHVFDGQLSC
- the lptM gene encoding LPS translocon maturation chaperone LptM — translated: MKKLITALFMLSVIGLSGCGQTGPLYDPDEVQQTEQSQ